One Sodalinema gerasimenkoae IPPAS B-353 DNA segment encodes these proteins:
- a CDS encoding dTDP-4-dehydrorhamnose 3,5-epimerase, with translation MALVRQVEIRTLDSFQGGMAQFYTPQSSHETMLVQVAPQTVDDLFVHHGQTDQLLVVRGSLVLVILQNRRYNYIALSQQQPQVVQIPPGVPHGAINLSDDPCVLVNAVLRHTDPHPRDYRPLKLPFPFDFEAAAAALKNLETPAIASV, from the coding sequence ATGGCTCTGGTACGACAGGTAGAAATCCGGACGTTGGACTCCTTCCAAGGGGGAATGGCCCAGTTCTACACCCCTCAGTCCAGCCACGAGACCATGTTGGTGCAGGTGGCACCTCAGACCGTTGATGATTTGTTCGTTCATCATGGCCAAACTGACCAATTACTGGTGGTTCGGGGCAGTTTGGTGCTGGTGATTTTGCAGAATCGTCGCTATAACTATATTGCCCTGAGTCAGCAACAGCCCCAGGTGGTGCAGATTCCCCCAGGGGTTCCCCATGGGGCAATTAATTTGAGCGATGACCCCTGTGTTTTAGTCAATGCCGTACTGCGTCACACAGACCCCCACCCTCGGGATTATCGTCCCCTGAAACTGCCATTTCCCTTTGATTTTGAGGCAGCAGCAGCGGCATTAAAAAATCTGGAAACCCCGGCGATCGCCTCGGTGTAA
- a CDS encoding DUF962 domain-containing protein has protein sequence MNQFNSFEAFYPYYLEAHENPICRRLHVLGVVVAIGAILYSIITQTWWTLAIAPGFGYPCAWLSHGIFGKNVPATFGHPLYSFKGGILMYRDMLTGKVPF, from the coding sequence ATGAATCAATTTAACTCCTTCGAAGCCTTCTACCCCTACTACCTCGAAGCCCATGAAAACCCAATCTGTCGGCGACTCCATGTCTTGGGAGTCGTCGTTGCCATTGGGGCCATTCTCTACTCTATTATCACCCAAACCTGGTGGACCCTGGCGATCGCCCCCGGCTTCGGCTATCCTTGTGCCTGGCTAAGTCATGGAATCTTCGGTAAAAACGTCCCCGCCACCTTCGGCCACCCTCTCTACAGCTTCAAAGGGGGGATTCTCATGTATCGAGATATGCTAACTGGAAAAGTTCCCTTCTAA
- a CDS encoding rhomboid family intramembrane serine protease, with amino-acid sequence MVPLKDENPIQITPIVTYVLIAANIVIFIYQLSLGTPELQAFLQDFAFIPGQLSESLQGGSTGDMIPEPLTLVTSQFLHGSIPHVIFNMLYLWIFGNNIEEEMGHTRYLTFYLLCGVLAALTQYIFDTSSMIPTLGASGAIAGVMGAYIFRFPDAKVLTLIPLGFFWFTVRIPAIFFLGFWFLQQAFNSVLTLDAQVNTGGAESMVAYWAHAGGFVFGALLGPLFGLFSRRN; translated from the coding sequence ATGGTTCCCTTAAAGGATGAGAATCCCATTCAAATCACCCCCATCGTCACCTATGTCTTAATTGCCGCCAACATTGTTATTTTCATCTACCAACTCAGCCTTGGTACGCCCGAACTTCAGGCATTTTTACAAGACTTTGCCTTTATTCCCGGTCAACTGTCCGAGAGTTTGCAGGGGGGTTCCACGGGAGATATGATTCCCGAACCCCTAACGTTGGTCACCTCCCAGTTTCTCCATGGGAGCATTCCCCACGTTATTTTCAATATGCTCTATCTCTGGATTTTCGGGAATAACATCGAAGAGGAGATGGGTCATACTCGCTATTTGACCTTCTATCTTCTCTGTGGTGTCTTAGCAGCCTTAACGCAATATATCTTCGACACCAGTTCCATGATTCCCACCCTAGGGGCGAGTGGGGCCATCGCCGGCGTCATGGGGGCCTATATTTTCCGTTTCCCCGACGCCAAAGTCTTAACCCTAATTCCCCTAGGATTTTTCTGGTTCACCGTCCGGATTCCCGCGATTTTCTTCCTCGGATTTTGGTTTTTACAACAAGCCTTTAACAGTGTTCTCACCTTAGACGCACAAGTCAACACCGGCGGGGCTGAAAGTATGGTCGCCTACTGGGCCCACGCCGGAGGCTTCGTCTTCGGGGCCCTACTCGGCCCCCTATTTGGACTCTTCTCCCGCCGCAATTAA
- a CDS encoding IS4 family transposase produces the protein MPKKTYHKPGNPDFRRHRSVPGPVNRTIEQRLFEMLSPGTFASLKSVSNKGRRLRERTLTLPVMTAIVLSLVYRQMTGLSEVLRTLEQEGLFWVKAQRISKQALSQRLQSLPAHLFASLLEQVIERLNQSSAPGEVSPFWRPVRSKFPAIWLADGSTLEALKKKLHRHRGKKATSPLAGKMMMMVDAFNHRPQAAWYSPEAQSNDKLWTDSLLERLPKGGLMVFDLGFFKFPWFDAFSDSGKFFVTRLREKTAYKNLKVLGQNRYVRDELIDLGQYRSNPCHHPVRLVSVSWEGTIYRYLTNVTDPEVLSARYVSELYRQRWRIEEAFLVTKRLLGLAYLWVGGSNGIEIQIYATWIFYAVLTDVCSQVSEALHEPIDRISQEMVFRSLYFFSRAREQGRVEDDELIPFLVQYAQSFGLVKARRKRQRKKDAISRQVWSHPLT, from the coding sequence ATGCCTAAGAAGACCTATCACAAACCGGGAAACCCGGACTTCAGACGACATCGCTCAGTGCCCGGACCAGTGAATCGGACGATTGAGCAGCGCTTGTTCGAGATGTTAAGTCCGGGAACGTTTGCCTCCCTCAAAAGCGTAAGCAACAAAGGACGACGGTTACGAGAGCGAACTCTAACCCTGCCGGTGATGACAGCGATTGTCCTGAGCCTAGTTTACCGGCAAATGACAGGGCTAAGTGAAGTGCTGCGAACCCTAGAACAGGAGGGACTGTTTTGGGTGAAAGCTCAACGCATCAGTAAACAGGCTCTATCCCAAAGATTACAAAGCCTGCCGGCCCATCTGTTTGCCAGTTTGCTCGAGCAGGTCATTGAGCGCTTGAACCAATCCTCAGCGCCCGGGGAAGTCTCGCCATTCTGGAGACCGGTGCGGTCTAAGTTCCCAGCCATTTGGCTAGCTGACGGGTCAACCCTCGAAGCCTTAAAAAAGAAACTGCATCGTCATCGCGGCAAAAAAGCCACCTCCCCCTTGGCCGGCAAGATGATGATGATGGTCGATGCCTTCAACCATCGCCCCCAGGCGGCCTGGTACAGTCCTGAAGCCCAATCCAATGATAAGCTTTGGACTGACTCATTGCTCGAACGTCTGCCAAAGGGCGGTTTAATGGTGTTTGACCTGGGATTCTTTAAGTTTCCTTGGTTTGATGCCTTTAGCGATTCGGGCAAGTTCTTTGTGACTCGCTTGCGGGAGAAAACCGCTTACAAGAATCTCAAGGTACTCGGTCAAAACCGTTACGTTCGTGACGAACTGATAGATTTAGGGCAATACCGCTCTAATCCTTGTCACCATCCCGTGCGTCTGGTGTCCGTCTCTTGGGAGGGAACCATCTACCGCTATTTGACCAATGTCACTGACCCCGAGGTCTTGTCCGCCCGCTACGTTAGCGAGCTTTATCGCCAACGCTGGCGCATTGAGGAGGCCTTTCTCGTGACCAAACGCTTGTTAGGTTTGGCTTACCTCTGGGTCGGTGGCTCCAATGGCATTGAAATCCAGATTTATGCCACCTGGATTTTCTATGCGGTGCTTACCGACGTCTGTTCCCAGGTCTCTGAGGCTTTACATGAACCCATTGACCGCATTTCTCAGGAAATGGTTTTCCGCAGTCTTTACTTTTTCAGTCGCGCCCGGGAACAGGGCCGTGTTGAGGATGATGAACTCATTCCTTTTCTGGTTCAATATGCCCAGTCCTTCGGACTGGTTAAAGCTAGGCGTAAGCGCCAACGAAAGAAAGATGCTATCTCCCGTCAGGTCTGGTCTCACCCCTTAACTTGA
- a CDS encoding pentapeptide repeat-containing protein produces the protein MANLEHLSMLRQGVETWNQWRDINPHLIPDLYDADLRNYPLQGANLRRVVLGKTSLSLAHLQGADLFQADLYEADLFRANLQQVNLQQAYLCRANLYRADLRDSQLQQARLGRSDLTKANLQGANLSHTSFTEANLSQANCQDSDFSYAFLKSVRVYGTNFDNANLNGTCLQDLHIDSLTELETAICKYFYRDYDTWDNKFSHRYPTSDQEFLNPGDLAQILRPTEKTLNLNFSEPICFHSLVKSLEHLNKNLPKSHTKSLEQTEHGSLLFRISVTHESDIEPLKQAFWTEYNRLRKSPGRRSQPHPADIFSLLKTLANR, from the coding sequence ATGGCGAACTTAGAACATCTCTCAATGCTGAGACAGGGAGTTGAAACCTGGAACCAATGGCGGGACATCAACCCTCATCTCATCCCAGACCTTTACGACGCAGACTTACGGAATTATCCCTTACAAGGGGCAAACCTAAGACGAGTCGTCCTCGGCAAAACCTCCCTAAGCTTGGCCCACCTCCAGGGGGCTGACTTATTCCAAGCTGATCTCTACGAAGCGGATCTATTTCGGGCCAACCTACAACAGGTCAACCTACAACAAGCCTATCTCTGTCGGGCCAACCTCTATCGGGCTGACTTACGGGATAGCCAACTGCAACAGGCCCGTCTCGGCCGCAGCGATCTAACCAAAGCCAATCTTCAAGGGGCCAATCTCTCCCATACCAGTTTCACCGAAGCCAACCTCAGCCAAGCCAACTGTCAGGATAGCGATTTCAGTTATGCCTTTCTCAAATCCGTGCGTGTCTATGGAACCAACTTTGACAATGCTAACCTGAACGGAACCTGTCTTCAAGACTTGCATATCGACTCATTGACTGAACTTGAAACCGCCATTTGTAAATACTTTTATCGTGATTACGATACGTGGGATAACAAGTTTTCACACCGCTACCCTACCTCAGATCAGGAATTTTTAAACCCCGGAGACCTGGCCCAGATTCTCCGTCCAACTGAAAAAACACTCAATTTAAATTTCAGTGAACCGATTTGTTTTCACTCCCTCGTTAAAAGCTTAGAACACCTCAACAAAAATCTACCCAAAAGCCATACCAAGTCCTTGGAACAGACGGAACATGGGAGCTTACTCTTCCGAATTTCTGTCACTCACGAGTCCGACATTGAGCCATTAAAACAGGCATTTTGGACTGAGTATAATCGCCTGCGTAAATCCCCAGGTCGGCGATCGCAACCCCATCCGGCTGACATCTTTTCCCTTTTAAAAACCCTGGCAAATCGTTAA
- a CDS encoding pseudouridine synthase, with protein sequence MLNQGWTYTDRLDSLPPGLTVLDYYAQRYRHSTRQMWRDRILQGQIYLNDKPTRPETRLQRGQYLTYHRPPWDEPEVPLRFDRLGEDEDILLVGKPSGLPVLPGAGFLQHTLLFQLQQEYPDIAPIHRLGRGTSGIMVWAKSPQGRSQLNQQLRHQQMLKVYRAWVGDWSHGDRLTINQRIGTLPHPTLGTVYGATAEGRWAESRVAVLSRSSEGVLLQVTISTGRPHQIRIHLAAVGHPLLGDPLYSPGGGLNLTVNPQTQTYPVPGDCGYFLHSFRLGFHHPTSGNWQCWDCPPPDRLR encoded by the coding sequence ATGTTAAATCAGGGTTGGACTTATACCGATCGCCTGGATTCGCTACCCCCAGGACTGACGGTTTTAGACTATTATGCTCAACGCTACCGCCATTCAACTCGGCAAATGTGGCGCGATCGCATCCTCCAAGGCCAAATCTATCTCAATGATAAGCCAACTCGCCCAGAAACGCGGCTACAACGGGGCCAATATCTTACCTATCATCGTCCTCCGTGGGATGAACCGGAGGTTCCTCTGAGGTTCGATCGCCTCGGGGAGGATGAGGATATCCTCTTGGTGGGGAAGCCGTCAGGCCTACCGGTTCTCCCGGGGGCGGGGTTTTTGCAACATACGCTGTTGTTTCAGTTACAACAAGAGTATCCCGATATTGCTCCGATTCATCGTTTGGGGCGAGGAACGTCGGGGATTATGGTCTGGGCCAAGTCTCCTCAGGGGCGATCGCAGTTGAATCAGCAACTTCGCCATCAGCAGATGCTGAAAGTCTATCGGGCCTGGGTGGGGGATTGGTCTCATGGCGATCGCCTGACGATTAATCAACGGATTGGGACACTCCCTCATCCAACGTTAGGAACGGTTTATGGGGCCACCGCTGAGGGCCGTTGGGCGGAAAGTCGGGTGGCGGTGTTGAGTCGTTCGTCTGAGGGGGTTCTCTTGCAGGTGACAATTTCGACGGGACGACCTCACCAAATTCGCATTCATTTGGCGGCGGTGGGTCATCCTCTGCTGGGAGACCCACTCTATTCTCCGGGGGGTGGGTTGAATTTAACTGTTAATCCTCAGACCCAAACCTATCCGGTTCCGGGGGATTGTGGCTATTTTCTCCATAGTTTTCGGCTGGGGTTTCATCATCCCACGTCGGGGAATTGGCAATGTTGGGATTGTCCTCCGCCTGACCGGTTGCGGTGA
- a CDS encoding iron uptake porin, translated as MSKLRWTALTSGLSTLSLLALPAIAQGQELSTKQLNGGDSPMLLAQVTSVSQLSDVQPTDWAFQALQSLVERYGCIAGYPDGTFRGNNFMTRYEFAAGLNACLDQIIALVDGGDSLDPSDLATIRRLQEEFSAELSTLRGRVDRLEARTSELEANQFSTTTKLEGEAIFSLYGIATGDNVIGDNIDHIPSFGYRNRLEFHTSFSGRDLLMTRLQSSNIPAFSDVATGYPEGDLFFSDDTGGGVEVDALVYQFPFGNANVVIAANEGAADDFASTVNPFFDGDGGSGALSRFGTRASIYYLMEGSGIGVEYPFGDALSLSAGYFAGDSGNPSRGAGLFNGPYGAMAQLTFTPSDRAEFALTYVNAYNQEMNTGSVLNNVRRFTGDIIPTVSNAYGFQGSFQVSDNFALGGWVGYVNTQTLSTLGQQINRGTLESWNWAVTLAFPDLLLPGNLAGIIVGQEPKITGNRSGLRQLADGENFVRSDPDTSLHVEAFYSLQVSENLTITPGLIWLTAPNHNANNDDALIGVVRTTFSF; from the coding sequence ATGTCTAAACTGCGGTGGACTGCTTTAACCAGTGGCTTAAGCACCTTAAGCTTACTGGCCCTACCCGCGATCGCCCAAGGTCAGGAGCTTTCAACAAAACAGTTGAATGGTGGTGACAGCCCCATGTTGCTGGCACAAGTTACCTCGGTGTCACAACTGTCTGATGTGCAACCGACCGATTGGGCATTCCAAGCCTTACAATCCCTCGTTGAACGCTACGGCTGTATTGCGGGGTATCCTGATGGAACCTTTCGGGGCAATAACTTCATGACCCGTTATGAGTTCGCAGCGGGGTTGAATGCCTGTTTGGATCAGATTATTGCCTTGGTAGATGGTGGTGATAGTCTCGATCCCAGTGATTTAGCCACCATTCGCCGCTTGCAAGAAGAGTTTTCAGCGGAGTTGTCCACCCTTAGAGGACGGGTTGATCGCTTAGAAGCCCGGACCTCGGAATTGGAAGCGAATCAGTTCTCCACCACGACCAAGTTGGAAGGGGAAGCCATTTTCTCCCTCTATGGCATTGCCACGGGTGATAATGTTATCGGGGATAATATCGATCATATCCCTTCTTTTGGCTATCGTAACCGTCTGGAGTTCCACACCAGCTTCAGTGGCCGGGATTTGCTGATGACTCGTTTGCAAAGCAGCAATATCCCCGCCTTCTCCGATGTGGCGACGGGCTATCCTGAAGGGGATTTGTTCTTCTCGGATGACACCGGTGGCGGCGTGGAAGTGGATGCTCTGGTGTATCAGTTCCCTTTCGGTAATGCCAATGTGGTGATTGCCGCTAATGAAGGGGCCGCCGATGACTTTGCTTCGACCGTGAATCCCTTTTTTGATGGGGATGGTGGCAGTGGGGCCCTATCTCGCTTCGGAACTCGGGCCTCGATCTATTATCTGATGGAAGGATCTGGGATTGGGGTGGAATATCCCTTTGGTGATGCCCTCTCTCTCAGTGCTGGTTACTTTGCTGGAGACAGTGGTAATCCTAGTCGGGGTGCGGGATTGTTTAATGGTCCCTATGGGGCGATGGCCCAGTTAACCTTTACTCCGAGCGATCGCGCGGAGTTCGCCCTGACCTATGTCAATGCCTATAATCAGGAGATGAACACAGGCAGTGTTCTCAATAATGTTCGCCGATTCACCGGTGATATTATCCCGACGGTGAGTAACGCCTATGGCTTCCAAGGCTCATTCCAGGTCTCTGATAACTTTGCTCTCGGGGGCTGGGTGGGTTATGTCAATACCCAAACCCTCTCGACTTTGGGCCAACAGATTAATCGGGGGACTCTAGAGAGTTGGAATTGGGCGGTTACTCTGGCGTTCCCGGATCTACTTCTTCCTGGAAATCTGGCGGGGATTATTGTGGGACAGGAACCCAAAATTACGGGGAATCGTTCTGGCCTCCGGCAGCTAGCTGATGGCGAAAATTTCGTCCGAAGTGACCCAGATACGTCGCTTCATGTGGAAGCCTTTTACTCGCTACAGGTGAGCGAAAACTTGACAATTACACCGGGCTTAATTTGGCTGACTGCTCCCAATCATAATGCGAATAATGATGATGCTCTAATTGGAGTTGTGCGGACAACGTTCAGTTTTTAA
- the bioB gene encoding biotin synthase BioB — translation MERLTVVHTPLTTTDSTPMLNAESAGDRTALEVWLNQLADRIIAGEALDRETARQLTEIEGTENILLLCAAADRVRQECCGNVVDLCSIVNVKSGSCSENCGFCSQSAHHPGEDSPIYGLKSPEEILAQAKSAELAGAKRFCLVSQGRGPKYSSPKSQEFEQVLETVRRIIAETSIKPCCALGEVTPEQAEELAEAGVTRYNHNLEASENFFPEIVSTHSWRDRVQTVKNLKAAGIQACTGGILGMGESWGDRLDLAFALRELEVESIPLNLLNPREGTPLGDRDRLDPYEALKAIAIFRLILPTRILRYAGGREAVMGELQALGLKSGLNAMLIGHYLTTMGQPPEKDKEMLESLGLEGGEARVNS, via the coding sequence ATGGAGAGATTGACTGTGGTTCATACCCCCCTGACGACAACTGATTCCACCCCGATGTTAAATGCCGAGTCTGCGGGCGATCGCACGGCGTTGGAAGTTTGGTTAAATCAACTGGCGGATCGTATTATTGCGGGTGAAGCCCTGGACCGCGAGACGGCCAGGCAGTTAACGGAGATTGAGGGCACTGAGAACATTCTTCTCCTCTGTGCCGCAGCCGATCGCGTGCGCCAAGAATGCTGCGGTAATGTGGTGGATTTGTGCAGTATTGTTAATGTGAAGTCGGGCAGTTGTTCAGAAAACTGCGGCTTTTGTTCCCAGTCTGCCCATCATCCCGGTGAAGACTCTCCCATTTATGGCTTGAAGTCCCCGGAAGAGATTTTGGCCCAGGCCAAGTCGGCAGAATTGGCGGGGGCGAAACGCTTTTGTCTGGTGTCTCAGGGTCGCGGTCCTAAATATAGCAGCCCCAAGTCGCAAGAGTTTGAGCAGGTTTTAGAAACCGTCCGTCGCATTATTGCCGAAACGAGTATTAAGCCCTGTTGTGCCTTGGGAGAAGTGACCCCGGAACAGGCCGAGGAGTTGGCTGAAGCGGGGGTAACGCGCTACAACCATAATTTGGAAGCCTCAGAAAACTTTTTCCCCGAGATTGTCAGTACCCACAGTTGGCGCGATCGCGTGCAGACGGTGAAGAACTTGAAAGCTGCCGGGATTCAGGCCTGTACTGGGGGCATTTTGGGGATGGGTGAGTCTTGGGGCGATCGCCTAGATTTAGCCTTTGCCCTACGGGAGTTGGAGGTGGAGTCGATTCCTCTGAATTTACTGAATCCTCGGGAAGGAACACCTCTGGGCGATCGCGATCGCCTCGATCCCTATGAAGCGTTGAAGGCGATCGCCATTTTCCGTCTGATTCTGCCGACGCGCATTCTCCGCTATGCCGGTGGACGGGAAGCGGTGATGGGTGAGTTACAGGCCCTAGGACTCAAATCAGGACTCAATGCCATGTTAATTGGTCATTATCTGACCACCATGGGACAACCCCCGGAAAAGGATAAAGAAATGCTGGAATCCCTCGGTTTAGAAGGGGGAGAAGCGAGGGTGAATTCATAA